A DNA window from Desulfatibacillum aliphaticivorans DSM 15576 contains the following coding sequences:
- a CDS encoding saccharopine dehydrogenase family protein, with protein sequence MKILALGGCGEMGAYAVRALLDMDKTVEIVVADRNGDAAKSFVETLPDRASWIQLDISNPSALEAAVAEADVVMNTVGPYFRFGVLVLKACIRCGRDYVDICDDWEPTLDMLDLDKEAAKAGITAIVGMGASPGISNMLAVKAVKELDRAAKAYTGWDLDSAKPENVGKNPSAATIHGIHQLTGKIRAFEKGRYLDKRPIERLSLNYPGVGVRNAWTMGHPEAVTLPRYFSALELSRNVMVSDRLSIFLIKAITTLVDVGVISPERAAWLAERAELAKGESKSPEARLSAMAGKKSLALPPLFALAQGEKNGGPASAACMITSAPSGGMAGATGAPLAVGAWLLAQGKVEAKGVFAPEGCLNPEAFFDSLGPLCTPPRKSAEELTLTTRSWEKVGLGELLQLKFTAAA encoded by the coding sequence ATGAAAATTCTGGCTCTGGGGGGATGCGGGGAAATGGGCGCCTACGCAGTTCGCGCCTTGCTGGATATGGATAAAACGGTGGAAATCGTCGTGGCGGACCGGAACGGGGATGCGGCCAAATCTTTTGTGGAAACGCTGCCGGACAGGGCGTCCTGGATACAGTTGGACATCTCGAATCCGTCCGCCCTGGAAGCGGCGGTCGCAGAGGCGGACGTGGTCATGAACACGGTGGGACCGTATTTCCGGTTCGGCGTTTTGGTGTTGAAGGCCTGCATCCGTTGCGGCAGGGATTACGTGGACATCTGCGACGACTGGGAGCCCACCCTGGACATGCTGGACCTTGACAAGGAGGCGGCCAAGGCGGGAATTACGGCCATCGTCGGCATGGGGGCCAGCCCGGGGATATCCAACATGCTGGCTGTAAAGGCGGTCAAGGAGTTGGATAGGGCGGCCAAGGCTTATACGGGGTGGGACCTGGACAGCGCCAAGCCGGAGAATGTGGGGAAAAATCCCTCCGCCGCCACAATCCACGGCATCCATCAGTTGACGGGCAAGATTCGCGCTTTTGAAAAGGGCCGGTATCTGGACAAAAGGCCCATCGAGCGGCTGTCCCTCAATTATCCGGGGGTGGGAGTCCGCAACGCCTGGACCATGGGGCATCCCGAAGCCGTCACCCTGCCCAGGTACTTTTCCGCTTTGGAGCTAAGCCGGAACGTGATGGTTTCCGACAGGCTGAGCATTTTTCTTATCAAAGCCATAACGACCCTGGTGGACGTGGGCGTGATCTCCCCGGAGCGGGCGGCCTGGCTGGCGGAGCGCGCGGAGCTTGCCAAGGGCGAGAGCAAATCCCCCGAAGCCCGGCTTTCCGCCATGGCCGGCAAGAAAAGCCTGGCCCTGCCTCCGCTGTTCGCCCTGGCTCAGGGGGAGAAAAACGGCGGGCCCGCCTCGGCCGCCTGCATGATCACCAGCGCGCCCAGCGGGGGAATGGCCGGCGCCACGGGAGCGCCCCTGGCCGTGGGCGCCTGGCTGCTGGCGCAAGGCAAGGTGGAGGCCAAAGGCGTATTCGCCCCGGAGGGCTGCCTAAACCCGGAAGCCTTTTTCGACTCTCTGGGGCCTTTGTGCACGCCTCCTCGAAAAAGCGCGGAAGAGCTGACTCTCACCACCCGATCCTGGGAAAAGGTTGGCCTGGGGGAATTGCTGCAGCTTAAGTTTACGGCTGCGGCTTGA
- a CDS encoding pyruvate formate lyase family protein yields MQTDARQLKEKLTVKAVRNVRRGYEKDEASRGMYRPEVKLDLARSRLLTKSYKQTEGEPMVLRRAKAIRSILSRMPIYIQDWERIVGNNVSTPNGIYFGIDMNWRSVKRVVSGEEGKTLLDDAGRAELAQLVAYWEGKSLSDIQKNVFSGDILKYWKYEGTFIWTHWSELGIPDHEKVLAVGFNGIIQEAKARLEEIDRTVPPDYVDQKEFLEAVIIALEAGITFAGRYAALAREQAKEAQAPEDGKRLLKIAEICDRVPAQPARTLEEALQSFFFAHIIRYIEYSSVGIGVRFDKVFGPFLEKDLAGGAIARQEALELLKLLWVKFNELGMIYSPLLSAVYGGAATVQAITLGGVDEYGLDVTNEMTHLVLETAEFMQSLEPSICLRYHDQTPDDLLSRAVDVIRTGVGYPSLFNDKAILPMLKGWDVPEKDARDYGVSGCVYMELPGKNIVRRAYGGIHLPKVLWWGLHQGVNPLNGEQYGARTRDPLAFTSAEDLMDAYLEQLAFFMERFVKIENTCRALYERYLPRPYLSAITQGCIERGQDCRKWQYPSIVHDICIVAGASNVADALTAVDQVVFKDGKISMQELLDALAADWEGHEHVRRLMLNAPKYGNDHPEADAWAQRVHHGTAEVMARFKNRFGYACRGDGSAVSGTYGAALMCPATPEGRRNGEAFADATLSPVFGADQKGPTAVLKSASKIDTLKTYNHLLNQKFSPDMLSGDMKEVFMNYIRAWGDLGISHIQFNIVDRDTLIKAQENPAQYPDLIVRVAGYSAYFADLSKGLQDTIIARTEQSFQ; encoded by the coding sequence ATGCAGACGGACGCCAGACAGCTAAAGGAAAAACTCACGGTAAAGGCCGTGCGCAATGTGCGCCGGGGTTATGAAAAGGACGAGGCTTCCCGGGGCATGTACCGGCCCGAAGTCAAGCTGGACCTTGCCAGGAGCCGCCTTTTGACCAAATCGTATAAGCAGACCGAAGGCGAACCCATGGTGCTCCGGCGCGCCAAGGCCATCCGGAGCATCCTCTCCCGCATGCCCATTTACATCCAGGACTGGGAGCGGATTGTGGGCAACAACGTGTCCACGCCCAACGGCATCTATTTCGGCATCGACATGAACTGGCGCAGCGTAAAAAGGGTGGTCTCCGGCGAGGAGGGCAAAACCCTTTTGGACGACGCGGGCCGGGCCGAACTCGCCCAATTGGTCGCCTACTGGGAGGGGAAATCCCTTTCCGACATTCAAAAGAACGTCTTTTCCGGGGACATTTTGAAATACTGGAAATACGAGGGGACCTTTATCTGGACCCATTGGTCCGAGTTAGGCATCCCGGATCATGAAAAGGTCCTGGCCGTGGGATTTAATGGCATCATCCAGGAGGCCAAAGCCCGGCTGGAGGAGATCGACCGGACCGTGCCCCCGGACTATGTGGACCAGAAGGAATTTCTGGAAGCCGTGATCATCGCCCTGGAGGCGGGCATTACCTTCGCCGGCCGCTATGCGGCTTTGGCCCGGGAGCAGGCAAAAGAGGCCCAGGCCCCGGAAGACGGAAAACGATTGCTGAAAATTGCGGAAATCTGCGACAGGGTTCCGGCGCAACCGGCCAGGACTCTGGAGGAGGCCCTCCAGTCCTTTTTCTTCGCCCACATCATCCGTTATATCGAATACTCCAGCGTGGGCATCGGCGTGCGTTTCGACAAGGTGTTCGGCCCCTTTCTGGAAAAGGACCTGGCCGGCGGAGCGATCGCCCGCCAGGAGGCCCTGGAATTGCTCAAGCTCCTGTGGGTCAAGTTCAATGAACTGGGGATGATATACTCGCCCCTTCTTTCCGCCGTGTACGGGGGCGCGGCCACGGTCCAGGCCATCACCCTGGGCGGCGTGGATGAATACGGCCTGGACGTGACCAACGAGATGACCCATCTGGTCCTTGAAACCGCGGAATTCATGCAATCGCTGGAGCCCAGCATCTGCCTGCGGTATCACGACCAAACGCCGGACGACCTGTTGTCCAGGGCGGTGGACGTGATCCGCACGGGTGTGGGCTATCCGTCGCTTTTTAACGACAAAGCCATCCTTCCCATGCTCAAAGGCTGGGATGTGCCGGAAAAAGACGCCCGGGACTACGGCGTTAGCGGCTGCGTGTATATGGAGCTTCCGGGAAAGAACATTGTCCGCCGGGCCTATGGAGGCATCCATCTGCCCAAGGTGCTTTGGTGGGGCCTGCACCAGGGGGTGAATCCATTAAACGGCGAGCAGTACGGCGCCAGGACCAGGGATCCCCTGGCCTTTACTTCCGCGGAAGACCTCATGGACGCCTACCTGGAGCAACTGGCCTTTTTCATGGAGCGGTTCGTCAAAATCGAAAACACCTGCCGGGCTTTGTACGAACGGTATCTTCCAAGGCCGTATTTATCGGCCATCACCCAGGGCTGCATCGAGCGGGGCCAGGACTGCCGCAAATGGCAGTATCCCTCCATTGTCCACGACATCTGCATTGTGGCGGGCGCCTCCAACGTGGCGGACGCCTTAACCGCTGTGGACCAGGTCGTCTTTAAGGACGGGAAAATCTCCATGCAGGAGCTTCTGGACGCCCTGGCCGCCGACTGGGAAGGGCATGAACACGTGCGGCGCCTCATGCTTAACGCTCCCAAGTACGGCAACGACCATCCCGAAGCCGACGCCTGGGCCCAGCGGGTCCATCACGGGACGGCGGAGGTCATGGCCCGGTTTAAAAACCGCTTCGGCTACGCCTGCCGGGGGGATGGAAGCGCGGTCTCCGGCACGTACGGGGCGGCCTTGATGTGCCCGGCCACGCCTGAGGGCAGGAGAAACGGGGAGGCCTTTGCCGACGCCACCCTGAGCCCGGTGTTCGGAGCGGATCAAAAAGGCCCCACGGCGGTTTTGAAATCCGCGTCCAAAATCGATACGCTAAAGACATACAACCACCTGTTGAACCAGAAGTTCTCCCCGGACATGCTTTCCGGAGACATGAAAGAGGTCTTCATGAATTATATCCGGGCCTGGGGGGACCTGGGAATCAGCCACATCCAGTTCAATATTGTGGATCGTGACACCTTAATAAAAGCCCAGGAAAACCCGGCCCAATACCCGGACCTCATCGTGCGGGTGGCCGGATACAGCGCCTATTTCGCCGACCTTTCCAAGGGGCTGCAGGACACCATCATCGCCCGCACCGAGCAGAGTTTCCAATGA
- a CDS encoding glucose 1-dehydrogenase: MQDLFKLEGKTAVVTGGSRGIGYMIATGFVEAGVKVYISARKADACNAAAEELSKKGECISIPADLSSEEGVKNLCDAIKEREDKLDILVNNAGATWGAPFEEFPNAGWDKILGINVKGPFFMTRELMPLLKKAADPEDPSRIINIGSVAGFDTGGVAFSYGPSKAAVHQMTKNWAFQFAKDHITVNAIAPGPFPSKMMAFLTDNEETRKMVEAGIPLGRIGTPEDAAGLSIFLSSRAGAYVTGVIIPLDGGMLVQGKSA; the protein is encoded by the coding sequence ATGCAAGATTTATTCAAGTTGGAAGGAAAGACGGCGGTGGTTACCGGCGGGTCCCGCGGCATTGGCTATATGATCGCCACCGGGTTTGTGGAAGCCGGGGTCAAGGTGTACATTTCGGCGCGAAAAGCGGACGCGTGCAACGCCGCCGCTGAAGAATTATCCAAAAAGGGCGAGTGCATTTCCATTCCCGCGGATCTGTCTTCCGAAGAGGGCGTGAAAAATCTTTGCGACGCCATTAAAGAGCGCGAAGACAAATTGGATATTCTGGTGAACAACGCCGGCGCCACCTGGGGAGCGCCCTTCGAGGAATTCCCCAACGCCGGCTGGGACAAGATATTGGGCATCAATGTCAAGGGGCCGTTTTTCATGACCCGGGAATTGATGCCGCTTTTGAAAAAGGCTGCCGATCCCGAGGATCCGTCCCGGATCATCAATATCGGCTCCGTGGCCGGATTCGACACCGGCGGCGTGGCTTTTTCCTACGGACCCAGCAAGGCCGCCGTCCACCAGATGACCAAAAACTGGGCCTTTCAGTTCGCCAAGGATCACATAACGGTAAACGCCATTGCTCCCGGACCCTTCCCGAGCAAGATGATGGCCTTTTTGACCGATAATGAAGAAACCCGCAAAATGGTGGAAGCGGGAATTCCGCTGGGCCGGATCGGCACGCCGGAAGACGCGGCCGGCCTGTCGATTTTTCTGTCCTCCAGGGCCGGCGCCTATGTTACAGGCGTGATAATTCCCTTGGACGGCGGCATGCTGGTCCAGGGTAAGTCAGCATAG
- a CDS encoding crotonase/enoyl-CoA hydratase family protein, which yields MADIVTLEVKDHIGFVTFNRPEKYNALSHEMIRKIIETGEKVMEDKSIRVVVLSGNGKGFCAGLDMENFQKMADGDDKLELFARAYNTPANKAQQVGWVWKQVPVPVIAALHGVAFGGGLQIALGADIRLAAPGTRFSVMEIKWGLIPDMSITQTLCDLVRLDVAKELTFTGRIVEAKEAAELGLITRVVEDPLAEATEMAKLIASKNPDAISRDKQLLESAWRAGAAKGMLIEESLQREIIATPNQIEAVMAEFEKRDPKFSDRF from the coding sequence ATGGCGGATATCGTTACTCTGGAAGTCAAAGACCACATCGGTTTTGTCACGTTTAACCGGCCGGAAAAATACAACGCCCTCAGCCACGAGATGATCCGGAAGATTATCGAAACCGGCGAGAAAGTGATGGAGGACAAGTCCATTCGGGTGGTGGTTTTGTCGGGCAATGGAAAAGGCTTTTGCGCCGGGCTTGATATGGAGAACTTTCAAAAAATGGCCGACGGCGACGACAAGCTGGAGTTGTTCGCCCGAGCCTACAACACCCCGGCCAATAAGGCCCAGCAGGTGGGGTGGGTCTGGAAACAGGTTCCGGTCCCGGTCATAGCCGCGCTGCACGGCGTGGCCTTTGGCGGCGGCCTGCAAATAGCCCTGGGGGCTGACATCCGGCTGGCCGCTCCGGGCACGCGTTTTTCGGTCATGGAAATCAAGTGGGGCCTGATTCCGGATATGTCCATCACCCAGACCCTATGCGATCTGGTTCGTCTGGATGTGGCCAAGGAACTGACCTTCACCGGCCGCATCGTCGAGGCCAAGGAAGCGGCGGAATTGGGCCTGATAACCCGGGTGGTGGAAGACCCCCTGGCCGAGGCGACCGAGATGGCCAAGCTCATAGCCTCCAAAAACCCGGACGCCATTTCCCGGGACAAACAATTGCTGGAATCCGCATGGCGGGCCGGCGCCGCCAAGGGCATGCTGATTGAGGAAAGCCTGCAGCGGGAGATCATCGCCACGCCCAACCAGATCGAAGCGGTCATGGCTGAGTTCGAAAAACGGGACCCCAAATTTTCGGACAGGTTCTAA
- a CDS encoding glycyl-radical enzyme activating protein, producing the protein MRRTGTIFNVQRFCTHDGPGIRTTVFFKGCPLRCKWCSNPESQKMAPQLMVRPSKCTGCGACAAACPVGAVVLLPNRPAQTRWEDCTHCFSCVDACLYGAREAAGREASVDELMEEILADRVFYKNSGGGVTLSGGEPLLQPQFAAELLARCKEEGLHTALETCGHAPKDAAAQLARSLDLVLFDVKQLNPLKHRKYTGMDNNRILRNLEFFSKNTETWLRVPLVAEVNDSEDHMEALANLAIRLGVQKISLLPYHEGGASKADQIGLEYPIPGASKPPDDHIKRLARIASDLGIEVSVGH; encoded by the coding sequence ATGAGACGGACAGGGACGATTTTCAATGTACAGCGTTTCTGCACCCATGACGGCCCGGGCATCCGCACCACGGTCTTCTTCAAGGGCTGCCCCTTGCGGTGCAAATGGTGCTCCAACCCGGAATCCCAGAAAATGGCGCCCCAACTCATGGTGCGGCCCTCCAAGTGCACGGGGTGCGGGGCCTGTGCAGCCGCCTGTCCGGTAGGGGCTGTCGTATTGCTTCCGAACCGGCCCGCTCAAACCCGGTGGGAAGATTGCACCCACTGCTTTTCCTGCGTGGACGCCTGCCTCTACGGCGCCCGGGAGGCCGCCGGCCGCGAGGCGAGCGTGGACGAGTTGATGGAGGAAATCCTGGCGGACCGGGTTTTTTACAAAAATTCCGGCGGAGGGGTCACCCTATCGGGCGGAGAGCCTCTTCTTCAGCCCCAATTCGCCGCGGAGCTTCTGGCCCGGTGCAAGGAAGAGGGCCTGCACACGGCGCTGGAAACCTGCGGCCACGCGCCCAAGGATGCCGCCGCCCAACTGGCCCGGAGCCTGGACCTGGTCCTTTTTGACGTCAAGCAATTGAATCCGCTTAAACACCGGAAATACACGGGCATGGACAATAACCGGATATTAAGGAACCTGGAGTTTTTTTCCAAAAACACGGAAACCTGGCTCAGGGTCCCCTTGGTGGCGGAAGTCAATGATTCGGAAGACCACATGGAGGCCCTGGCCAATCTGGCGATTAGACTGGGCGTTCAAAAAATCTCCCTTTTGCCCTACCACGAGGGCGGGGCGTCCAAGGCGGATCAGATCGGCCTGGAATACCCCATCCCCGGCGCCAGCAAACCGCCGGACGATCACATAAAGCGCCTGGCGCGCATCGCTTCGGATTTGGGCATAGAGGTTTCCGTCGGGCATTAG
- a CDS encoding acetyl-CoA hydrolase/transferase family protein, producing the protein MKHVAKVEEAVNSATIPKGSRIYCAGNASTPQVLLKRLASDDSIQDVELLGVLLLGDIEALFSLETCARITHRVIFNSAYSRPAVNNDTAMYQLMHLSDIPRQIRSHLQPDVALISVSGPDNGGNYSLGSGVEAVPAAIETVKARGGLVIAERNARMPFILGTTVREESIDYLLDTDYELPVNPSHQPDDRAKKIARLIAQLYIHDGCTLQYGIGEVPEAVTDAVIEKGVKDLGIHTELFATAMRKLVDTGIATNKYTQRDFCISTLFLADDHDGYQWLHYNSSVQSRPCDVTNSVLNIAAEPNMVAVNSAIGVDLHGNIWADSLSANKIYSGIGGQADFLRGAYLSHGGTPIIAIKSTTGKGASKVLEKCPEGVSSTAIAADPVVIVSEYGAFDPRGLSIGEHAVGIAYLAEPAERERLLQHIYDHEGFHKPRQALKETSPKGFTAYEEL; encoded by the coding sequence ATGAAACATGTCGCCAAGGTTGAAGAGGCTGTCAACAGCGCAACCATCCCAAAGGGGAGCAGAATCTATTGCGCGGGAAACGCATCCACGCCCCAGGTTTTGTTGAAGCGCCTGGCCTCCGATGATTCCATTCAGGACGTCGAGCTGCTTGGCGTGCTTCTTTTGGGGGATATCGAAGCCTTGTTTTCCCTGGAAACATGCGCCCGGATAACCCACCGGGTCATCTTTAACAGCGCCTATTCCAGGCCGGCCGTAAACAACGACACGGCCATGTACCAGCTCATGCATCTTTCGGACATTCCCCGCCAGATCAGGTCGCACCTTCAACCCGACGTCGCCCTCATATCCGTAAGCGGCCCGGACAACGGAGGCAACTACAGCCTGGGAAGCGGCGTGGAAGCCGTGCCCGCGGCCATCGAAACGGTCAAGGCCCGGGGCGGGCTTGTCATTGCGGAACGAAACGCCCGCATGCCCTTTATCCTGGGAACCACCGTCAGGGAGGAGAGCATCGACTATCTCCTGGACACGGACTATGAACTGCCCGTCAACCCCTCCCATCAGCCGGACGACCGCGCGAAAAAAATCGCCCGGTTGATAGCCCAGCTATACATCCATGACGGATGCACGCTTCAGTACGGAATCGGCGAGGTTCCCGAAGCCGTCACCGACGCCGTGATAGAAAAAGGGGTTAAGGATCTGGGCATTCATACGGAGTTGTTTGCTACGGCCATGAGGAAGCTGGTGGATACAGGCATCGCCACCAACAAATACACCCAGCGGGATTTTTGCATCTCCACCCTTTTCCTGGCGGACGACCATGACGGATACCAGTGGCTCCATTACAACAGCTCCGTCCAAAGCCGCCCCTGCGACGTCACCAACAGCGTGTTAAATATAGCGGCCGAGCCTAATATGGTCGCCGTCAACAGCGCCATCGGCGTGGACCTGCATGGAAATATCTGGGCCGACTCCCTAAGCGCAAACAAGATATACAGCGGCATAGGCGGGCAGGCCGATTTTCTCAGGGGCGCCTATCTGTCCCATGGGGGAACGCCCATCATCGCCATCAAGTCCACCACCGGCAAGGGGGCGTCCAAAGTGCTTGAAAAATGCCCGGAAGGCGTTTCCTCCACGGCCATTGCCGCCGATCCCGTGGTCATTGTTTCCGAATACGGGGCTTTCGACCCGCGCGGGTTGAGCATTGGAGAGCACGCCGTTGGAATAGCCTATCTCGCCGAGCCTGCCGAAAGGGAGCGATTGCTGCAGCATATTTACGACCACGAAGGCTTTCACAAACCCCGCCAGGCCCTGAAAGAGACAAGCCCCAAAGGCTTCACCGCCTATGAGGAGCTTTAA
- a CDS encoding TetR/AcrR family transcriptional regulator — protein MLARAQKNQARGNSTRTAIMRAATELFAQSGYKGTPIRAILKKAGVSMGSFYHHFKDKADLYISIADEGSLAVRRFMRSVGDFETGDSLNDRAWSFFRAYIQAAAKNDSMVLLLISEKETLPENIKTMMEDEIARHRRDLEQGLMAGVEAGLLKPMDARMASEAIVGMVLHMVRVYFTDPSVEMEDVISALARSTVGIIRSMPGLNGDDGV, from the coding sequence TTGCTCGCACGCGCTCAAAAAAATCAGGCAAGGGGAAATTCCACACGGACCGCCATCATGCGGGCCGCCACCGAATTGTTCGCCCAGTCCGGCTACAAAGGCACCCCGATCAGGGCTATCCTGAAAAAGGCCGGGGTTTCCATGGGGTCGTTTTACCATCACTTCAAAGACAAGGCCGATCTCTACATCTCCATAGCTGATGAGGGCAGCCTGGCTGTCCGGCGCTTCATGCGGAGCGTGGGAGACTTTGAAACCGGAGACTCCCTGAATGACCGGGCCTGGAGTTTTTTCCGGGCTTACATCCAGGCGGCGGCCAAAAACGACTCCATGGTGCTTTTGTTGATTTCGGAAAAGGAAACCCTGCCTGAAAACATCAAGACAATGATGGAAGACGAAATCGCCCGGCACCGCAGGGATCTGGAGCAGGGCCTTATGGCCGGCGTGGAAGCCGGACTGTTGAAGCCCATGGACGCGCGCATGGCCTCGGAGGCCATTGTGGGCATGGTGCTCCATATGGTCAGGGTTTATTTTACGGACCCCTCCGTGGAAATGGAGGACGTCATCAGCGCCCTGGCCCGCTCCACCGTGGGGATTATTCGCTCCATGCCGGGCCTGAACGGGGATGACGGCGTGTAA